The Ciceribacter thiooxidans genome window below encodes:
- a CDS encoding SDR family oxidoreductase, translated as MTDLMKGKIVAITGAASGIGLACARGLIDEGATVVLIDRAREKLDALCAELGERARPLVVDLLNGAEVSGMLPRILDVAGGLDVFHANAGAYIGGAVAEGDPDAWDRMLNLNINAAFRSVHAVLPHMIAQKSGDILFTSSIAGVVPVVWEPIYTASKFAVQAFVHSTRRQVAQHGVRVGAVLPGPVVTALLDDWPKAKMEEALANGSLMQPKEVADAVLFMLTRPRNVTIRDLVILPNSVDL; from the coding sequence ATGACTGATCTCATGAAGGGCAAGATCGTTGCGATCACCGGGGCGGCGTCGGGAATCGGGCTCGCCTGCGCCCGGGGACTCATCGATGAAGGCGCGACGGTAGTGCTGATCGATCGTGCCAGGGAGAAGCTCGACGCGCTGTGCGCCGAACTCGGCGAAAGGGCCCGACCGCTGGTCGTCGACCTCCTGAACGGAGCGGAAGTCTCCGGCATGCTGCCGCGGATCCTCGACGTCGCCGGCGGCCTGGATGTCTTCCACGCCAATGCGGGTGCTTATATCGGCGGAGCTGTCGCGGAAGGCGATCCGGACGCCTGGGACCGGATGCTGAACCTCAACATCAATGCTGCCTTCCGCTCGGTCCACGCGGTCCTGCCGCATATGATCGCGCAGAAGTCCGGCGATATCCTGTTTACCAGTTCGATCGCGGGCGTTGTGCCGGTGGTCTGGGAGCCGATCTATACGGCCTCCAAGTTCGCCGTGCAGGCCTTCGTCCATTCGACCCGTCGCCAGGTGGCGCAACATGGCGTGCGCGTCGGGGCCGTCCTGCCGGGTCCCGTCGTCACTGCACTTCTCGACGACTGGCCGAAGGCCAAGATGGAGGAGGCGCTTGCCAACGGTAGCCTTATGCAGCCGAAGGAGGTGGCGGATGCCGTCCTCTTCATGCTGACGCGCCCGCGTAACGTGACGATCCGCGATCTTGTGATCCTGCCGAACAGCGTCGACCTTTGA
- a CDS encoding LacI family DNA-binding transcriptional regulator, which produces MNQRRPAKKTTIYDLAELAGTSASAVSAVLNGTWKKRRISSQLAEKIGRIAEEQGYAVNMQASLLRREKSKIIGMIVPKYDNRYFGSIVETFEAMARARGLFPIVTCTRRDPDLEVEAARTMLSYQVEWLIATGATNPDRITDICLSSGAHSINLDLPGSKAPSVISDNFAGARELTRRTLVNCRNKLGEASPLLFIGGRGSDHNTAERVRGFRAAHDDMGVPIDERHILTCGYAPEKAESSLAALATSEGPLPRGMFANSTISLEGVMRWIKTSHHFEGRSPIIGCFDWDPFVALLGHDIEMVRQDVKGMLNAVFSIIDKGGSEQALIEVAPTFA; this is translated from the coding sequence GTGAATCAGAGACGACCAGCAAAAAAGACCACGATCTACGATCTTGCCGAGCTTGCCGGGACCTCGGCGAGCGCAGTCAGCGCGGTGCTCAACGGCACCTGGAAGAAGCGCCGGATCAGCAGCCAGCTCGCCGAGAAGATCGGCCGCATTGCCGAGGAACAGGGCTATGCCGTCAACATGCAGGCAAGCCTGCTGAGGCGGGAGAAGTCAAAGATCATTGGCATGATCGTGCCCAAATATGACAATCGCTATTTTGGGTCGATCGTCGAAACGTTCGAAGCGATGGCGCGCGCGCGGGGGCTGTTCCCGATCGTCACCTGCACCCGGCGCGACCCCGACCTGGAGGTGGAAGCAGCGCGGACCATGCTCTCCTATCAGGTGGAGTGGTTGATCGCGACCGGCGCGACAAATCCCGACCGCATCACGGATATCTGCCTCTCATCCGGTGCCCACAGCATCAATCTCGACCTGCCCGGCTCGAAAGCACCGTCGGTCATCTCCGACAACTTCGCCGGCGCGCGGGAATTGACCCGGCGAACCCTCGTCAATTGCCGCAACAAGCTCGGCGAGGCCTCCCCGCTGCTCTTCATCGGCGGTCGCGGATCCGATCACAATACGGCCGAGCGCGTTCGCGGGTTTCGCGCCGCGCACGACGACATGGGCGTTCCAATCGACGAGCGACACATCCTCACCTGCGGCTACGCACCGGAGAAAGCGGAAAGCTCGCTGGCTGCGCTCGCCACCTCCGAAGGTCCCCTGCCTCGCGGTATGTTCGCCAACTCGACGATCTCGCTCGAAGGGGTGATGCGCTGGATCAAGACCTCCCACCATTTCGAAGGCCGCTCGCCGATCATCGGCTGCTTTGACTGGGATCCCTTCGTCGCACTTCTCGGTCATGACATCGAAATGGTCCGGCAGGACGTGAAGGGCATGCTCAACGCCGTCTTCTCGATCATCGACAAGGGCGGCTCGGAGCAGGCGCTGATCGAGGTTGCACCGACGTTCGCTTGA
- a CDS encoding VOC family protein: MALKRMDNIGIVVEDLEGAVEFFRALGLEFEGGAMIEGEWAGRVTGLGDQSVEVAMMRTPDGHSRLELSRFIRPTVIADHRKAPVNALGYLRAMFTVDDIDQTLERLRTRGAELVGEVVQYKDAYRLCYIRGPEGLLIGLAQELG; the protein is encoded by the coding sequence ATGGCGCTCAAGCGAATGGATAATATCGGCATCGTCGTCGAAGACCTCGAAGGCGCGGTCGAGTTCTTTCGCGCGCTCGGGCTCGAGTTCGAAGGTGGAGCGATGATCGAAGGGGAGTGGGCCGGACGCGTCACCGGGCTCGGCGACCAGAGCGTCGAAGTCGCGATGATGCGGACACCGGACGGTCACAGCCGGCTCGAACTTTCCCGTTTCATCAGGCCGACGGTTATCGCGGATCATCGCAAGGCGCCGGTCAACGCTCTCGGCTATCTCCGCGCCATGTTCACCGTGGACGATATCGACCAAACACTCGAAAGGCTCCGCACGCGCGGCGCCGAGCTCGTCGGTGAAGTGGTCCAGTACAAGGACGCGTACCGCCTCTGTTACATCCGCGGCCCAGAAGGCCTTCTCATCGGCCTCGCGCAAGAACTCGGCTGA
- a CDS encoding response regulator transcription factor: MTQPLVAILDDEPQIRQVLSDALTEAGFKTATFARATEFEAALKRCVPDVCLVDLGLPDRDGLLLVHRLALDSGAAIIIISGRAQVQDRVMGLELGADDYIIKPFEPAEIVARVRARLRKGRPTGERTSQIARFDGWTALFDSYTLVSATGEQVSFSNAEGQVLRLFLERPRRLISRTQMQEALGGIAGESFDRAMDVRISRLRTKLGEDPKNPALIKTIYGAGYIFLGDVRWE; encoded by the coding sequence ATGACCCAACCGCTTGTCGCCATTCTCGATGATGAACCACAGATCCGCCAGGTTCTCTCGGATGCGCTTACGGAAGCCGGGTTCAAGACGGCGACTTTTGCCCGCGCGACAGAATTCGAGGCGGCGCTGAAGCGATGCGTCCCGGACGTTTGCCTTGTCGACCTCGGTTTACCGGATCGTGACGGCCTACTGCTGGTGCATCGGTTGGCGCTGGATTCGGGTGCGGCCATCATCATCATTTCAGGACGCGCCCAAGTGCAGGACCGTGTCATGGGCCTTGAGCTCGGCGCCGATGACTACATCATCAAGCCTTTCGAACCGGCCGAGATCGTGGCCCGTGTCCGCGCCCGCCTGCGCAAGGGGCGTCCGACCGGCGAGCGCACCAGCCAGATCGCGCGGTTCGATGGATGGACTGCGCTCTTCGACAGCTACACGCTTGTCTCGGCCACCGGGGAGCAGGTGTCCTTTTCCAATGCGGAGGGGCAGGTGCTGCGACTTTTCCTCGAGAGACCCCGCCGACTGATCTCCCGCACGCAGATGCAGGAAGCCTTGGGCGGGATTGCGGGCGAGAGCTTTGACCGTGCGATGGACGTGCGCATTTCGCGCCTGCGCACCAAGCTCGGCGAAGATCCGAAAAATCCGGCATTGATCAAGACGATCTACGGAGCCGGCTATATCTTTCTCGGGGATGTGCGCTGGGAATGA
- the nirK gene encoding copper-containing nitrite reductase: protein MISGFRNALFAAAVSGLALTTGQPSMAAGNHQHPTENGTAEKPLAIVRQSTDLPAPVHRKGPETVTVNLETVEVTGAVADGTTYHYWTFNRKVPGPFVRVRVGDTVKVELTNVSDSSERHSVDFHAVTGPGGGAVATDAAPGETRGFSFKAAKPGLYVYHCAVPLAAQHIANGMYGLILVEPEEGLPLVDREFYVMQGELYTEEAFGTKGKLTASSEKLLDEQPEYYVFNGADKALTNENALRAKAGETVRIYFGVGGPNKTSSFHVIGEIFDRVYDLASVTSSPLTDVQTITVPPGGASVVDLTLDVPGEYTLVDHALSRAARGLVGKLIVEGDERSDIFTAAPAGNEHSSHDAHMSNHMPE, encoded by the coding sequence ATGATCTCGGGCTTCCGCAACGCACTCTTCGCCGCCGCAGTCTCGGGGCTCGCCCTCACCACGGGTCAGCCCTCGATGGCAGCAGGCAATCACCAGCATCCGACAGAAAACGGAACCGCCGAGAAGCCGCTCGCCATCGTCCGGCAATCGACCGACCTTCCCGCGCCGGTTCATCGGAAGGGACCAGAAACCGTTACCGTGAACCTGGAAACGGTCGAAGTGACCGGAGCGGTCGCCGACGGGACGACCTATCATTACTGGACGTTCAACAGGAAAGTACCGGGCCCCTTCGTCCGCGTCCGCGTCGGAGACACGGTGAAGGTCGAGCTGACAAATGTGTCCGACAGCAGCGAGCGCCACAGCGTCGACTTCCATGCGGTGACCGGACCCGGCGGCGGTGCAGTGGCCACGGATGCCGCGCCCGGAGAAACCAGGGGATTCTCGTTCAAGGCCGCGAAGCCCGGCCTCTACGTCTATCACTGCGCGGTGCCGCTTGCGGCCCAGCACATCGCAAACGGCATGTACGGACTTATCCTCGTCGAACCGGAGGAAGGCCTGCCCCTGGTCGATCGTGAGTTCTACGTCATGCAGGGAGAGCTCTACACGGAAGAGGCCTTCGGCACGAAAGGAAAGCTTACTGCAAGCAGCGAGAAGCTGCTCGACGAGCAGCCGGAATACTATGTCTTCAACGGCGCAGACAAGGCACTGACCAACGAAAACGCTCTGAGAGCGAAAGCCGGCGAAACCGTCCGCATCTATTTTGGAGTCGGCGGACCGAACAAAACTTCGAGCTTCCACGTGATCGGCGAGATCTTCGACAGGGTCTACGACCTCGCGTCGGTGACTTCCAGCCCCTTGACCGACGTGCAGACGATCACCGTGCCGCCGGGCGGCGCCTCGGTGGTCGATCTCACCCTGGACGTCCCCGGGGAATACACGCTGGTCGACCACGCCCTCTCCAGGGCGGCGCGCGGCCTCGTTGGAAAGCTGATCGTCGAGGGCGACGAACGGTCCGATATCTTCACCGCAGCACCGGCGGGCAACGAGCACAGCAGCCACGATGCGCACATGTCCAATCACATGCCTGAGTGA
- a CDS encoding sugar ABC transporter substrate-binding protein — translation MKFRSMLMATVGAAAMFAGSASAQEAATVAFLMPDQASTRYEEHDYPGFKAEMEKLCASCTVIYQNANADAALQQQQFNSVIAQGAKVVVLDPVDSSAAAALVEIAHSQDVKVIAYDRPIPDKPADFYVSFDNEGIGYAIAKSLVDHLKASSVPEGSGVLQINGSPTDAAAGLIRDGIHRGLKDSGYKTLAEFDTPEWAPPKAQEWAAGQITRFGADIKGVVAANDGTGGGAIAAFKAAGVNPVPPVTGNDATIAALQLIISRDQYNTISKPSEIVAAAAANVAVKLLKGETPEAKTTLYDTASELFVPAVVTAENIKAEIFDKGIQKPEEVCTGEYAEGCKKLGITQ, via the coding sequence ATGAAATTTCGTTCGATGCTCATGGCAACGGTCGGCGCTGCCGCGATGTTTGCCGGTTCCGCGTCGGCGCAGGAAGCTGCGACGGTCGCCTTTCTGATGCCCGATCAGGCGTCAACCCGTTACGAGGAGCACGACTATCCGGGCTTCAAGGCCGAGATGGAAAAGCTGTGCGCGAGTTGCACCGTAATCTACCAGAACGCCAATGCTGACGCGGCCCTGCAGCAGCAGCAATTCAACTCGGTGATTGCCCAGGGCGCTAAGGTCGTCGTGCTTGACCCGGTCGACTCCTCGGCCGCCGCGGCTCTCGTCGAGATCGCTCATTCCCAGGACGTCAAGGTCATCGCTTATGACCGCCCGATCCCGGACAAACCCGCCGATTTCTACGTCTCCTTCGACAATGAAGGCATCGGCTATGCGATCGCCAAATCGCTCGTCGACCACTTGAAGGCCTCCAGTGTTCCGGAAGGCTCGGGCGTGCTGCAGATCAACGGCTCGCCGACCGACGCTGCCGCCGGCCTTATCCGCGACGGCATCCACCGCGGCCTGAAGGACTCCGGTTACAAGACGCTTGCCGAGTTCGACACGCCGGAATGGGCGCCGCCGAAAGCGCAGGAATGGGCGGCCGGCCAGATCACTCGTTTCGGCGCCGACATCAAGGGCGTGGTTGCAGCCAATGACGGCACGGGCGGCGGCGCGATCGCTGCCTTCAAGGCTGCCGGCGTCAACCCCGTTCCGCCGGTTACCGGCAACGACGCGACTATTGCGGCGCTGCAGCTGATCATCTCGCGCGACCAGTACAACACGATTTCGAAGCCGTCCGAAATCGTCGCTGCTGCCGCGGCGAATGTTGCCGTCAAGCTGCTGAAGGGGGAGACCCCCGAAGCCAAGACGACGCTCTACGACACCGCCTCCGAACTCTTCGTGCCGGCGGTCGTCACGGCGGAGAACATCAAGGCGGAGATCTTCGACAAGGGCATCCAGAAGCCCGAGGAAGTCTGCACCGGCGAATATGCCGAGGGTTGCAAGAAGCTCGGTATTACCCAGTAA
- a CDS encoding ATP-binding cassette domain-containing protein — protein MVRNDRGLPAKGEVILKLSNVSKNFGAVSALTDIELEVKAGEVVALVGDNGAGKSTLIKILAGVHQPSSGRIEFCGREVSLDSPSSALELGIATVFQDLALCENLDVVANLFLGHEMSPWSLDEVSMEVRAWTLLRELAARIPSVREPIASLSGGQRQTVAIARSLLLDPKIIMLDEPTAALGVAQTAEVLNLIERVRERGLGVIIISHNMEDVRAVADRVVVLRLGRNNGVFSPDASNHELVAAITGATENAVSRRIDRKSGERADLGGNQA, from the coding sequence ATGGTGCGAAACGATAGAGGCCTGCCCGCAAAGGGTGAGGTCATCCTGAAACTGAGCAATGTCTCGAAGAATTTCGGCGCGGTTTCCGCCCTCACCGACATCGAGCTCGAGGTCAAGGCCGGCGAGGTCGTGGCGCTTGTTGGCGACAACGGCGCCGGCAAGTCCACGCTGATCAAGATTCTCGCCGGCGTTCACCAGCCGAGCTCCGGGCGGATCGAATTCTGCGGCAGGGAAGTCTCGCTCGACAGCCCGAGCAGCGCGCTCGAACTCGGCATTGCGACCGTGTTCCAGGATCTTGCCTTGTGCGAAAACCTGGACGTCGTCGCCAACCTTTTCCTCGGTCACGAAATGTCGCCATGGAGCCTCGACGAGGTTTCGATGGAAGTTCGCGCCTGGACTTTGCTCAGGGAGCTTGCGGCGCGGATTCCTTCCGTTCGCGAGCCCATCGCTTCGCTCTCGGGCGGTCAGCGCCAGACGGTCGCCATCGCCCGTTCCCTGCTGCTCGACCCCAAGATCATCATGCTCGACGAGCCGACGGCAGCGCTCGGCGTCGCCCAGACGGCCGAGGTGCTGAACCTCATCGAGCGGGTGCGCGAGCGGGGTCTCGGGGTCATCATCATCAGCCACAACATGGAGGATGTTCGCGCGGTGGCGGACCGCGTCGTCGTTCTCCGGCTCGGACGCAACAACGGTGTCTTCAGCCCGGACGCTTCGAACCACGAACTGGTGGCGGCCATCACAGGCGCCACAGAGAACGCCGTCTCGCGCCGCATCGACCGAAAGTCCGGCGAGCGCGCCGACCTCGGCGGAAACCAAGCATGA
- a CDS encoding nucleotidyl transferase AbiEii/AbiGii toxin family protein, giving the protein MRYDSYDPPIELSFGVENPWFTGEAATPTFSREEMLATKLRALLQRNKGRDLFDLDHSLTVFEGVDPARIVECFQLYLEKAEQAISRAEAQQRMFQKLANPAFFTDMRPLLPTDRARALNDRTLKAAFAKVMKELIDRIPGDEWAKAGDMRERFGV; this is encoded by the coding sequence TTGAGATATGATTCTTACGATCCGCCTATCGAGCTTTCATTCGGAGTAGAGAATCCGTGGTTCACCGGTGAGGCCGCAACCCCGACCTTCTCGCGAGAAGAAATGCTCGCGACCAAGCTACGGGCTTTGCTTCAGCGCAACAAGGGCCGCGATCTATTTGACCTCGATCACTCGCTCACTGTGTTCGAGGGGGTGGACCCGGCCCGAATCGTCGAGTGTTTTCAGCTCTACCTCGAAAAGGCTGAACAAGCTATTTCGAGGGCTGAGGCGCAGCAGCGGATGTTTCAGAAACTCGCCAATCCCGCCTTCTTCACCGATATGCGCCCGCTGCTTCCGACCGATCGCGCGAGAGCACTGAACGATAGAACACTCAAAGCCGCATTTGCCAAGGTGATGAAAGAACTTATCGACCGGATACCAGGTGACGAGTGGGCGAAGGCCGGAGACATGCGGGAGCGTTTTGGTGTCTAG
- a CDS encoding FGGY-family carbohydrate kinase has protein sequence MSATGEVRHVIGIDVGTGSARAGLFDLSGSMLAVAKRDISLFREAGAIVEQSSTEIWEVVCAIVREVVASARIDPATVIGIGFDATCSLVVLGEGGVPLAVGPSEDADRDIIVWMDHRAVEQAERINALGHEVLRYVGGRISPEMETPKILWLKENRPEVFARAWQFFDLADFLSWKATGDLARSTCTVTCKWTYLAHEERWDASYFDQIGLGELAAEGFGRIGTRIVDPGTRLGQGLTEDAARTMGLKAGTAVAAGMIDAHAGGIGTVGIGGRPTENLAYVFGTSSCTMTSTEAPVFVPGVWGPYYSAMVPGMWLNEGGQSAAGAAIDQLLSFHPAAAEANAEARERGIALPVLMAEAAADKVTRLSDAVHLTRDIHVVPEFLGNRAPFADPHARAVIAGLGMERDLDNLIALYVAGLCGIGYGLRQIIETQARAGADVERVVISGGAGQSELVRQLLADACGKPVVAPRAEEPVLLGSAILGAVASGAFIDMTAAMQALSGVSGTYEPAVSTIAEAHERRFRAFEQLQACARAIRAG, from the coding sequence ATGTCAGCGACAGGAGAGGTGCGCCACGTCATCGGCATCGATGTCGGTACCGGTAGCGCGCGCGCCGGGCTCTTCGATCTTTCCGGCAGCATGCTCGCCGTCGCCAAACGCGACATTTCGCTTTTCCGCGAAGCGGGCGCGATCGTCGAACAATCGAGCACGGAGATCTGGGAGGTGGTGTGTGCCATTGTTCGCGAGGTCGTCGCCTCTGCCAGGATCGATCCTGCAACGGTGATCGGCATCGGTTTTGATGCGACATGCTCGCTGGTCGTGCTTGGCGAAGGTGGTGTTCCGCTTGCCGTTGGTCCGTCCGAGGATGCAGACCGCGATATCATCGTGTGGATGGATCACCGGGCGGTGGAGCAGGCGGAACGCATCAATGCTCTCGGCCACGAGGTCCTTCGCTATGTCGGGGGGCGCATCTCGCCGGAAATGGAAACGCCGAAGATCCTGTGGTTGAAAGAGAACAGGCCGGAGGTCTTCGCACGTGCCTGGCAGTTCTTCGACCTCGCCGACTTCCTCTCGTGGAAGGCGACGGGTGATCTGGCGCGTTCGACCTGCACCGTCACCTGCAAATGGACCTATCTCGCGCACGAGGAGCGCTGGGATGCGAGCTATTTCGATCAAATCGGACTTGGTGAACTCGCGGCAGAAGGCTTCGGCCGTATCGGTACGCGGATCGTCGATCCCGGTACGCGACTTGGCCAGGGGCTTACGGAAGACGCCGCCCGCACAATGGGGCTGAAGGCGGGTACCGCTGTCGCTGCGGGCATGATCGACGCCCATGCCGGCGGCATCGGCACGGTCGGTATCGGCGGGCGTCCCACCGAAAACCTCGCCTATGTCTTCGGCACCTCCTCCTGCACAATGACATCGACCGAGGCACCGGTCTTCGTGCCCGGCGTCTGGGGTCCCTATTATTCGGCGATGGTCCCCGGCATGTGGCTGAACGAGGGCGGCCAGAGTGCGGCCGGCGCGGCCATCGATCAGCTGCTTTCCTTCCATCCGGCCGCTGCGGAGGCGAATGCTGAAGCGCGCGAGCGCGGGATCGCTCTTCCCGTTTTGATGGCCGAAGCGGCGGCGGACAAGGTGACGCGGCTGTCCGATGCAGTCCATCTCACTCGGGATATCCATGTGGTGCCGGAATTCCTCGGCAACCGGGCGCCGTTCGCCGATCCGCATGCGCGTGCGGTGATCGCAGGGCTTGGCATGGAACGGGATCTCGACAACCTCATCGCGCTCTATGTGGCCGGCCTCTGCGGGATCGGCTATGGGCTTCGGCAGATCATCGAGACCCAGGCGCGGGCCGGCGCTGATGTCGAGCGCGTGGTGATTAGCGGTGGAGCGGGCCAGAGCGAACTCGTGCGCCAGCTTCTCGCCGATGCCTGCGGCAAGCCGGTCGTGGCGCCGCGAGCCGAGGAGCCCGTGCTCCTCGGTTCTGCGATCCTCGGCGCGGTCGCTTCCGGCGCATTCATCGACATGACAGCTGCGATGCAGGCGCTGAGCGGCGTCTCCGGAACGTACGAACCGGCTGTGAGCACGATTGCCGAGGCACACGAAAGGCGCTTCCGGGCCTTCGAACAGCTTCAGGCCTGTGCGCGTGCAATAAGAGCCGGCTGA
- a CDS encoding cytochrome P450, with protein sequence MNPNEAQSPDGQETDWDPRREDVQRNQIRAYDHMRGTCPVAHSDYLGWSLFRHADVLQIVTDHHGFSNVVSRHPSVPNGMDPPEHTGYRQLIERYFTQQRVDAFEPVCRQIAGELVGSLKASSTWEVMSNLAEPYAVRVQCGFLGWPEGLHGPLRQWVRKNQEATLARDTEAMASIALEFDSYIRAQLDARKSADGAAPEDITTELLRQTIGGERLAYADIVSILRNWTVGELGTIAACVEIIMHFLAQNQEVQSRLRKDRARLPLAIEEILRLNGPLISNRRTARRSVVIGDRQVEAGDRVTVIWASANRDPAVFEDADQYRPDRDQSSNLLYGAGIHVCPGAALARMQLRVMISEVLSGISQFTLASDCEPVHAIYPAGGLASLEIQTDGASPQVA encoded by the coding sequence ATGAACCCCAATGAGGCGCAATCGCCCGACGGCCAGGAAACCGACTGGGATCCCAGACGGGAGGATGTGCAGAGGAATCAGATCCGCGCTTACGACCATATGCGCGGGACCTGTCCAGTTGCACACAGCGATTATCTCGGCTGGTCCCTCTTTCGGCATGCAGACGTTTTGCAGATTGTGACGGACCATCACGGGTTCAGCAATGTTGTTTCACGGCACCCGTCCGTGCCGAACGGGATGGATCCTCCCGAACACACCGGCTACAGGCAGTTGATCGAACGCTATTTCACGCAGCAGAGGGTGGACGCCTTCGAGCCGGTATGTCGCCAGATTGCCGGCGAACTCGTCGGATCGCTGAAGGCGAGCTCGACCTGGGAAGTGATGTCGAACCTTGCCGAGCCCTACGCCGTCCGGGTTCAGTGTGGTTTTCTCGGTTGGCCAGAGGGGCTGCACGGGCCGTTGCGCCAATGGGTCCGAAAGAATCAGGAGGCGACACTTGCCCGTGATACAGAGGCGATGGCGTCGATCGCGCTCGAGTTCGACAGCTACATCCGCGCGCAGCTTGATGCGCGCAAATCCGCGGATGGAGCCGCACCGGAGGATATCACCACCGAGCTATTGCGACAGACGATCGGCGGTGAAAGGCTTGCCTACGCCGACATCGTCAGCATCCTGCGCAACTGGACTGTCGGGGAGCTTGGAACGATTGCGGCCTGTGTCGAGATCATCATGCATTTTCTGGCGCAGAACCAGGAGGTACAGTCGCGATTGCGCAAGGATCGCGCACGCCTTCCGCTCGCGATCGAGGAGATTCTCCGCCTCAATGGTCCTCTGATATCCAATCGACGCACCGCCAGGAGATCCGTCGTTATCGGCGATCGCCAGGTCGAGGCGGGCGACAGGGTGACTGTGATATGGGCATCGGCGAACCGCGATCCGGCCGTTTTCGAGGACGCTGACCAATACCGCCCCGATCGCGACCAGTCGTCGAACCTGCTCTATGGCGCCGGAATCCACGTGTGCCCCGGCGCGGCCCTGGCGAGGATGCAGTTGCGGGTGATGATCAGCGAGGTGCTGAGCGGTATCTCGCAGTTCACGCTGGCTTCCGATTGTGAACCCGTGCACGCCATCTATCCCGCAGGCGGCCTGGCGTCACTCGAAATCCAGACGGACGGTGCGTCTCCACAAGTCGCGTGA